In one Liolophura sinensis isolate JHLJ2023 chromosome 11, CUHK_Ljap_v2, whole genome shotgun sequence genomic region, the following are encoded:
- the LOC135477847 gene encoding uncharacterized protein LOC135477847: protein MKQRFLFSCDACLCDHCDIYGDCCLGGSLQRTVSGESVDRLECLSGTEGWDLFKAQSYYFISHCPEKYLDIKTIEECEDRTHHVLVAVSSPPVYSPVSRLSYINSHCAKCHEDSELIQMWTPNLIYPEGLSLQTIKSKEDLLQLVEEGSAYHLSFSPPPNSVTRKCQRVEPIGECNITGKWQEYDPVLQEACGIYSHPLYICHQRYRNVFCAMCNGVFNRTQVDLVYICQSNADITPTELVKNVVPFSEIFDLTPDIPSPPTSGKKECHENYVFDTFKNKCRELMCAEGRTVRNHSCVGLLGTAQGVSYTLRFEITPEKLNSNPAKILQAFKQEMTRLSSTLRPFCEQFLMYEYNNREQISTVKTVPLWLEYNVIVGNLISQDEAEIGLLDTLNSSWFVHGAPGRSDFFSVHTGNDSEKFTRNTVYESETHGRKLCNSYLNETSVIILDKLSRCNQIELGDSEFFVNNTTGTITLIASGEDFNVFEYVVVDNKIRICVNFSGWYMHQGVPEDVDEIGHWLTLVSMGVSVIALFLTFILCLYSKSRNTVPGLITTMLVVTLFLAQGLFLLLPLISGNKWACQIIGLITHYSWLVVFAWKNVAAYHMYVAFTQPFTSRSTSPGRVLLKYALYAFGTPAILVTTYVVAQTVLSNQESLGYSQSCFLAAPVDLGLAFVAPVAVVIFTNSYFFTRVVYVLKKMSDFKKNSNQCDSAHIALFIKMSLMLGFLWVVGFLANIVEKTKAFWYLFDALNGGIGVVLFLIQISNKQTTQRLKKAFKPTEKRESSSTKLESSGRI, encoded by the exons ATGAAACAGCGTTTCCTTTTCAGTTGTGACGCCTGTCTTTGCGATCACTGCGATATCTACGGCGATTGTTGTCTTGGCGGATCTTTGCAGAGAACCGTCAGTGGTGAGAGCGTGGATAGGTTGGAGTGTCTGAGTGGAACTGAGGGCTGGGACTTATTCAAGGCTCAGTCTTACTACTTTATTAGCCACTGTCCAGAAAAGTACCTCGACATCAAGACGATAGAAGAGTGTGAAGATCGCACTCATCACGTCTTAGTGGCGGTGAGCAGCCCTCCGGTGTACAGTCCTGTGTCTCGACTTAGTTATATCAATAGTCACTGTGCCAAGTGTCACGAAGATTCAGAACTGATCCAAATGTGGACACCAAACTTGATCTATCCAGAAGGCCTGAGCTTGCAGACGATAAAATCCAAGGAGGATCTGTTACAGTTAGTTGAAGAAGGGTCCGCTTatcatttgtcattttctcCTCCGCCCAACTCTGTCACTAGGAAGTGTCAGAGAGTCGAACCTATTGGTGAGTGTAACATCACCGGAAAATGGCAGGAGTATGACCCCGTGTTACAAGAGGCATGCGGCATTTACTCTCATCCGCTCTATATCTGCCACCAGCGCTACCGTAATGTATTTTGTGCCATGTGTAATGGAGTCTTCAACAGGACCCAAGTGGATTTGGTGTATATTTGTCAATCGAATGCAGACATCACACCAACAGAACTTGTTAAAAATGTGGTACCATTCTCGGAAATATTTGACCTTACCCCGGACATACCATCCCCTCCGACTTCAGGCAAGAAAGAATGTCACGAAAATTATGTTTTTGACACTTTCAAG AACAAATGCCGAGAGCTGATGTGTGCGGAAGGACGGACAGTCAGAAACCATTCCTGTGTCGGTCTGTTAGGCACAGCGCAAGGAGTGTCCTACACGTTACGTTTTGAAATCACTCCCGAAAAGCTCAACAGCAACCCGGCCAAAATATTGCAAGCCTTCAAACAAGAGATGACGCGTTTGTCGTCCACTCTGCGTCCTTTTTGCGAACAATTTCTTATGTATGAATACAACAACAGAGAACAAATTTCGACCGTCAAGACCGTGCCTTTGTGGCTAGAGTATAACGTAATTGTTGGCAACTTAATCAGCCAAGATGAGGCTGAGATAGGTTTACTGGACACTCTGAACTCTTCGTGGTTTGTCCATGGTGCACCAGGAAGGTCAGACTTCTTCAGTGTCCATACGGGGAATGACTCGGAAAAGTTCACCAGAAATACCGTTTACGAATCTGAAACGCATGGAAGAAAGCTGTGTAACAGCTACTTAAATGAAACATCAGTCATTATTCTTGACAAGTTGTCCCGTTGTAACCAGATCGAGTTGGGGGACTCCGAGTTCTTTGTGAATAACACCACAGGTACGATAACGCTAATCGCATCAGGCGAGGATTTCAACGTCTTTGAGTACGTGgttgttgataacaaaatcaGAATTTGTGTGAATTTTTCGGGTTGGTACATGCACCAAGGTGTACCCGAAGACGTTGACGAAATTGGACACTGGTTgacactggtttccatgggagtgTCGGTAATTGCTCTATTTCTAACGTTCATCCTGTGTCTTTACTCCAAATCCCGAAACACTGTCCCAGGGCTCATCACCACCATGCTGGTTGTAACACTTTTTCTCGCTCAAGGCCTCTTCCTTCTTCTCCCCCTCATTTCTGGTAACAAGTGGGCTTGCCAAATCATCGGACTAATCACTCACTATTCCTGGCTGGTTGTGTTCGCCTGGAAAAATGTGGCTGCGTATCACATGTACGTAGCTTTTACTCAGCCCTTCACAAGTCGGTCAACCAGCCCAGGCCGCGTTCTTCTCAAGTACGCCTTGTACGCGTTTGGGACACCAGCCATATTAGTGACAACGTATGTCGTGGCGCAAACCGTGCTCTCAAACCAGGAAAGTCTTGGGTACTCTCAAAGTTGCTTTCTGGCCGCTCCCGTGGACCTTGGACTGGCTTTTGTCGCTCCAGTAGCTGTGGTGATCTTCACCAACAGTTATTTTTTCACCCGGGTTGTCTATGTTCTGAAGAAAATGTCCGATTTCAAGAAGAATTCCAATCAGTGCGACTCAGCTCACATCGCTCTCTTCATAAAAATGTCGTTGATGCTTGGTTTCTTATGGGTAGTCGGATTCTTGGCGAATATCGTGGAGAAGACTAAGGCGTTCTGGTATCTGTTTGACGCACTGAACGGAGGAATAGGCGTTGTTCTCTTTCTCATCCAGATTTCTAATAAGCAGACCACTCAACGTCTGAAGAAGGCATTCAAACCAACAGAAAAAAGAGAATCTTCGTCGACGAAATTAGAGTCGAGCGGAAGAATTTGA